In the Flavobacterium sp. 90 genome, GATTTCTATAAAAAGCTTAACACTGATTTAGTTTCAAATTTACGAAATCCAAAGAATAATTTCTATATTTAGATTTTATAATTCAATATGAAAAATAATACGCCCCTGGTTATTTTTGACGAAGCTATTTTGCCCGGAGAAAGTAAAACGATAAACGTTGAAATTGCTCGTTTACACACTACTACAAAACTGAATATTCCCGTTATTGTGCGCCGTTCAAAAATTGAAGGTCCGGTAGTTTTATTTTCCGCCGGAATTCATGGCGATGAAATTAACGGAGTCGAAATCGTTCGGCAGATTATTAGCAAAAAAATTAATCGTCCGGCAAGAGGAACAATTATCTGTATTCCGATTATCAATATGTACGGTTTCGTAAATAAATCACGCGAGTTTCCTGACGGAAGAGATTTAAATCGTGTTTTTCCAGGAAGCAAAAAAGGCTCTTTGGCAAGTAGATTTGCCTTTCATATTGTTGCCCAAGTTTTGCCAATTATAGATTACGCTGTTGATTTTCATGCCGGTGGAGCCAGTCGTTTTAACGCGCCACAAATAAGAATTACAGAAAATAATCCCGAATTGAAACTTCTTGCAGATGTTTTTAATGCGCCTTTTACACTTTATTCTAAAAATATTGGTGGTTCTTTTAGAAATACCTGCGAAAAAGCAAACGTAAAAATGCTTCTTTTTGAAGGCGGAAAATCATTAGATATTAATGATTTAGTTGCAAATGAAGGTGTAATGGGAGTGAAGCGTTTATTGAATTATTTAAAAATGCTTGATCCAAAACATATCGTTGAAGAAGCAGAAGATCCTTCGATATATATTAAAAATTCGGTTTGGCTGCGTGCAAAATGCTCTGGTTTATTGCATGATTATAATAGAATTGGACGTTTTGTGACCAAAGGAACTATTTTGGCAATTATAACAGATCCGTTTGGTAAATTTGAACAAAAAGTAAAAGCGCCACACGACGGATTTGTGATCAACGCTAATCATTCGCCAATTGTGTACGAAGGTGATGCGATTTATCATATGTCTAAAAATAGAGAGGAATATGCCGACGAATAAAAAAGAATTAAGACTACACTATAAAAATCTTCGAAAACAACTTTCAGAAAATGATCTCGAAGAAAAAAGTTTGGCTATAGCCAATAATTTAATCAGCTTGCCTATTTGGGATAAAACTTATTATCATGTTTTTCTTCCTATCGAAGAACAAAAAGAAGTAAACACAGAATACATTTTACATCTATTATCCGGAAAAGATAAAGAAATTGTGGTTTCTAAAAGTGATTTTGAAACTCGTGGAATGTCTCATTTTTTATTGACGGATAATACTAAAATTAAAAAAAACGAATATAATATTCCCGAACCTGTAAATGGTTTACCAGTTCCATCAGAAACTATTGATGTAGTTTTTGTTCCGCTTTTGGCTTTTGATATTTTGGGAAACAGAGTTGGTTACGGAAAAGGTTTTTACGATAAATTCCTAGCAGAATGTAAACCGGAAACCATCAAAATTGGTCTTTCTTTTTTTGAATGCGAAGATCAAATCGAAGATGTTTTTGAATCTGATGTAAAACTGGATTATTGTATTACGCCTCAAAAAACATATACTTTTTAGGATTAAACCATATTTTGTAGAGGCGCACAGCAGTGCGTCTTGCGCAAATTTTGTTGATATGCTGGACGTAGACGCACTGCTGTGCGTCTCTACAAATGCTGGCGTGATAATTTATGGCATAAATAAAAATTACAATGAACCACGTACAGACTTAAATTTACTTATATCACTTATGTGGTTTAGAAAAATATTTACGTTTCAAATGAAATTTTATCATTTGATAAAGCCTTTAAAAATGCGCATTTTTTTATTTTAGAAAACTTTATTTTTTCATTAGCCAAAATTTAAGAAAATTCTTGGCACCAAATTTGGATTGGCGAAAATCGCAGATAATCTTCACTAGTACATCCGGAATGCTGGTCGTTATTTGAGAGTAAATCATTCACTAATTTCTAAAATTTATTTTAAATGAAAAATAAAGCTTTTTATTTGATGGCATTCCTTGTTCTTATTTTGTGTAGTTGTTGTAAAAAAGGAAATGCAGATTCTGCTACGGAATCAATGGATATGACAGTTGTTTCAACCGATGAACTTCCAGAAGAAAATATTTCAGATCCCAACACTGAAAGTTACGCAGGACTTGAAGAAAATCCTTTTGAGTCTCCACAAAAATCACCTCTTTCTACTTTTTCTATCGATGTTGATAATGCATCGTATACCAATATCAGACATTTTATTAATGAAGGACAAAAGGTTCCTAAAGATGCTGTTCGTGTCGAGGAAATGATGAATTTCTTCAAATACAATTATCCACAGCCAGAAGGGCAACATCCATTTTCGATTAACACGGAATTAAGCGATAGTCCGTGGAATAAAAATTGTCAATTATTGAAAATTGGTTTGCAGGGAAAAAATATTCCAATGACTAATTTGCCTGCTTCAAATCTTGTTTTTCTAATTGATGTTTCGGGTTCGATGGATGAATCTAATAAACTTCCGTTATTAAAAGAATCAATGAAAATTTTGGTCAAAGAACTTCGTCCACAAGATAAAGTTTCGATTGTAGTTTATGCAGGTTCAGCGGGTGTTGTTTTAGAACCAACTTCTGGAGATGAAAAAGAGACTATTATGGATGCTTTTGATGATTTAAGCGCAGGAGGAAGTACAGCTGGAGGAGAAGGAATTGAACTTGCTTATAAACTTGCCGAACAAAACTTTATAAAAGAAGGAAATAACCGTGTTGTTATCGCAACAGATGGAGATTTTAATGTTGGAGCATCTTCTGATGTGGAAATGGAAAAATTAATCGAAGAGAAAAGAAAATCAGGTGTTTTCTTAACTGTTTTAGGATATGGAATGGGAAATTTCAAGGACAGCAAAATGGAAATTCTTGCCGATAAAGGAAATGGGAATTATGCTTATATTGATAATATTCAGGAAGCCAATCGTTTTCTGGGAAAAGAGTTTAAAGGTTCAATGTTTGCTATTGCAAAAGATGTAAAAATTCAAATCGAATTTAATCCAAAACACGTTCAGGCATATCGATTAATTGGATATGAAAACAGAAAATTAAATGCTGAGGATTTTAAAAACGATAAAATCGATGCCGGAGAATTAGGAAGTGGTCACACCGTTACAGCTTTGTATGAAATTATTCCAACAGGCGTTGAAAGTGATTATGTTCCATCAGATTTAAAATACACAAAAGTAAGTCAGAATGATTCTGGGAATAGCGATGAATTGGCAACGATTAAATTTAGATATAAAAAACCTGATGGTGATAAAAGTATCGAAATGGTAAGTACAATCGGTACCAAAAAAGTAGCTTTAGATGAGAGTTCTTCAGACTTTAAATTTACAACCGCAGTTGCTTGGTTTGGATTAAAATTGAGAGATTCAAAATTTATAGCAAACAGTTCAACTTCGGATATAAAAAGATTAGCTAAATCTGGTTTGTCAAATGACGAAGACGGTTACAAAGCCGAATTTATAAGATTGGTTGATGCCGTAAATTAGAGAAAAACTAAAAACAGAAAATCCCAAATTCCAATACTATAATTGGAATTTGGGATTTTTTATTTCTGAGATTTTATGACTTTTTATTTTACTTCTTTAATTGTTGTACCATCGATCCAACCTTCAGTTCCGTCCGTTAATTCAATTTTTTTCCATTTTCCAAGAGTTTCCGTAACGTACACTTTAGATCCTTCGTGCAACAAGAAAATTGCTGCGCCTCCTTTTTGAGGTTCGCTTCTAACTTCGCTTAACTCCGAAAAAACAATTGCAGGACGATCATTGTCAAAATGATTTTTCTCAGACATTCCGGCAAAAACACTTAGTAATAAAGCAACCAAAAGAATAAACATTCCAATGAAATAAATTCTTTTTGTAAGTGTAAGCTCTGAAAAGTAATATCCAATAAATGCCAATAGAAATAAAAATCCAAATCCAACGGCGATTTTTGCCCAGACATTATAATCAAAAATACCTGTAAAGTTCTGGATCAGTTTTGCAAAACCTACTTTGGGAACTTCTTTAATTTCGTCAATTGTTAGTTTTTTGGCAAATTTTAAATTGTTTAAAGTCTCAGGATCATGAGGTTTTAGAACCAAAGCTTTCTCATAATTATAAATCGAAGGTGCTACTTTATTTAATTTGTAATAACTATTTGCCAAGTTAAAATAAAGCTCAGCAGATTGTTGTTTGTCTTCTTTAATAATACTTTCATAAACATCTACAGCTTCTTGATATTGTGCCTTTTGGTACAATGCATTTCCTTTTTCAAAGCTGCTTTGAGCAAAGAAAACCTGCGTGATTAATAAAAAAAGATATACGATATGTTTCATTTTTATTTTCTTTAAACCTAACAGGTTTTTAAAACCTGTTAGGTTTGATTCTATATTTAAACGATCTGTTTTTCCAGTTCTGAGATAATCAAAACAGCTTTGTCATAATCCTGCTGAATCGAAGCGCTTGATGCCGGAGCATAACGTGCAAACTCGCAGTTTTCTGTCAAGTTAATGAAATTTTGAACCGTTTCAGGATTTGAATTTCTGGACAACAACAATTCACGAATATTGTCTTTGCTCATTTCTGAGGTTTCAATATGCAGTTTTGCTTTTAGGAAATTATGCATTGCTTTTTCAAGAGCAATATAAAATGGCTCTTTGTTGTTGAGTTGCTTTTTAGCTTCAGACAAATATCTCTTCGCCAGTTTGTTGTTCATTCTAATACGGTTTCCGGTAACGTCACCATCAATTGCTTCTTTTCTTTTCTTAGCCAAAACAATAATTGGTATAATTACAAACGGTAAGAATAATAAACCGTAATACAAATTAGAACCATAAAAGTCATTTCTGGCAATTGCGGTTAATGTTGTTTTAGGCTTGATATATTTGAATTGTTCTGTTTTCGAAATCACATTTTTAGCGGCTGTTGCGTTTGCTTCAGCTTGCATTGGTCCGTCCAGAACATCAACCATAATTTCTGGTGAAGTTATCGTTTTATAAGAACCTGTATTCAAATCAAAATAAGAAAACTGCATTGGTTTTATCGCATATTTCCCTTTGTATTGCGGAACAATGGTGTATTTATCAGTGATTTTCCCTGACATTCCTGATAACGAAGTTGTCACTTTTTCGTCATGAACAGGATCGTACATTTCTAATGCATTCGGCACAACAGGTTTTGGCAAAGTAAACAATTTCATGTTTCCGTTTCCTGAAGCGCTAACAATCAAATCAAGACTTTCTCCGCTTTTTAATGTTGTTTTAGAAGGCGTTACCGTAAAATCAAATTTACCAACCGCTCCGCCAAAGCCTTCTGGTTTAGTAGCTTCGGGTAGAGGTCTTACATTGATCGTTTTTGCACCGGCAGAAACAACTTTGTTTCCATCAGTTACAATCATCTGACCAAACATATCGCGACGATTTGATGGCAATTGCACGCCAATATCCAACGAAAGTGGTTCAATAGTAAGTCTTCCTGATTTTTGAGGATATAGAATAGTTTTCTTTAAGACAACATAATAACATCTTTGACCCTGATAGCTTCCTTGCTCAACCGCCAATTGTTTGATATCGATATTCTGATTCCAGAAGTCGTTATATTTTGGCTTAGCCAATTCTTTAAAACCGGTAACATTGATATAATTGAAATACAGTTTGTAAACCACTGTAATAGGTTCGTTCAAATAAGGATTCGTTTTAGAAATCTCCGCAACAAGATTAAGCATTTCATCTCCGGTAGAAGTTCCCTGAGGTCTGCCGCTATCATTAGGATCTCTTTCTTGCGCAACGGCATTTGTAACAACAATTTTTATAGGTGCTGTTTTGTAAATTTGACCATTGTATTCAATCGCAGCCTGTTTTATGGTAAAAGTTCCTTTTTTCTCAGGTTGTAAAATGTAAGAGTATATTTTTTGAAAAGAACTTCTTCCATTTATCCAGGATTGACTTACTTGCTGACTTGGTCCGCCAACAATTCTAAAACCCTCAAATGAAGGCTGGTCGAAGTTGTCTCCATCAACATTCATCATAAAGTCAATGCGGAATCTTTCGTTTAGTCCAAGCGTGTTCTTACTTACTCTGGCTTCAAATTGAACTTGAGCCAAAAGCCCTTGAAAAGTGAATAGGAATAGAATTAAATATCTTTTCATTAAATTGTTTAATCGTTGTTTTAGTTTAACTGTTTAATCGCTTTTTTTATTGTTTAATCATAGTCAAATAGACGGTTAAACAAATAAACGATTAAACAATGTTTTTACCAGTCTTTTTCTGTTTTTTTAGGCGAACCTTTTACTTTTTGGGCATTTACTTTATCCTGTACTTTCTTTTCTTCGTTGTTTACAGCATCTAATAAATTCTGAACTCGGTCTTTAGAAATTCCGCCAGGTTGTGGTTTTGGCTCTCCTTTATTGTCTGATTTGTCATCTTTCTTAGGATCGTTTTTACCATCTTTTTTATCCTTGTCTTTGTCGCCTTTGTCGTCTTTCTTGTCCTTGTCTTTATCTTTATTTTTATCCTTGTCTTTGTCTTTATCTTTGTTTTTATCCTTGTCCTTATCTTTATTTTTGTCTTTGTTCTTGTCGTTTTTAGGAGGATTTTCTTTTAGCTTTTGTTTTGCCAAAGCATAGTTGTAACGAGTTTCATCGTCTGTTGGATCGTTACGTAAAGCTTGTTTATAAGCTTCAACCGCTTGTGTATAATCTTTCTCTTTCATGAAGACATTTCCTAAATTGTGAAATGCTTTATGTTTTTCAGGTCTTGTTTTGGCGTTTTTTATGGCTTTCGCGTAAGCAAATTTAGCTTCCGAAACCTGATTTTGTTTATAGATAGTATTTCCTAAATTATAAGGAGCAGCGGCACGTTTTGGAAATTTTGATTCTGAAATTCTATAGTTCGCTTCAGCATCAACAAATTTATTCTGCTTATATTCATCATTGGCATCAGGCAATGTTTTATCTTTTTCCTGAGCCGAAACCGCCAAAGAAAACGTTAGTAAAATATAAAGAAGTAAATTTTTCATTCTAATTTTTTATGTTTTTAGTTTGCCACGAATTGCACCAATTATCACTAATTAAATTGTTTTTTATTTTTGAATTTCACAAAGACATTTTTTCTTTCGTGTAAATTCGTGCAATTAGTGGCTAACTTTATTATTTCTTTTCGTTAAATAAATTCAACTCTTTTATCCAATTTGTTTTTCTTTCTAAAAGGAAAATATCAACAAACAATAATAAGAAAGCAAAGCCAATAAACCATTGAAATTGCGATTGAAAATCGGCCATTTGAGTCGCCTCAAATTCTGTTTTCTGAATGTTGTTTAAAGCGTTTTTGATATAATCTAAAACTTCCTTCGTGTTTCCGCCATAAACATAACCGCCTTTTGTAGCTTTTGCAATAGTTTTTAAACCTTCCTGATTTAGTTTTGTAATAACAATTTGTCCGTTTTGATCTTGTTGATAGCTTCTGATTACGCCATTTTCTCTTAACGGAATTGTTCCTCCTTTTTCAGTTCCAACACCAATAGTGATGATTTTCATTCCCATTTTGTTGGCTTCTTCTGCTGCAGCCGAAGCTCCTTCAGAATGATCTTCTCCGTCAGAAATCAGAATCAAAAGCTTACTTGTTTTGCTCTTTTCGTCAAAATAAGTCGATGATAATCTTATTGCTTCATCAAGCGAAGTTCCTTGTGATGAAACCATATCCGGAGTCATACTTTGCAGAAACATTTTGGCAACACTATAATCAGATGTAATTGGCAAAACGGGGAAAGCACTTCCCGCATACGCTACAATTCCAATTCTGTCGTTTCCTAAATTATTGATGATTTGCGAAACTAGTTGCTTACTTTTTTCTAAACGACTTGGTGCAACATCTTCGGCAAGCATACTTTTAGAAACGTCAACGGCAAAAACAATGTCAATTCCTTCGCGTTTTACAGTTTCCA is a window encoding:
- a CDS encoding succinylglutamate desuccinylase/aspartoacylase family protein translates to MKNNTPLVIFDEAILPGESKTINVEIARLHTTTKLNIPVIVRRSKIEGPVVLFSAGIHGDEINGVEIVRQIISKKINRPARGTIICIPIINMYGFVNKSREFPDGRDLNRVFPGSKKGSLASRFAFHIVAQVLPIIDYAVDFHAGGASRFNAPQIRITENNPELKLLADVFNAPFTLYSKNIGGSFRNTCEKANVKMLLFEGGKSLDINDLVANEGVMGVKRLLNYLKMLDPKHIVEEAEDPSIYIKNSVWLRAKCSGLLHDYNRIGRFVTKGTILAIITDPFGKFEQKVKAPHDGFVINANHSPIVYEGDAIYHMSKNREEYADE
- a CDS encoding 5-formyltetrahydrofolate cyclo-ligase, whose protein sequence is MPTNKKELRLHYKNLRKQLSENDLEEKSLAIANNLISLPIWDKTYYHVFLPIEEQKEVNTEYILHLLSGKDKEIVVSKSDFETRGMSHFLLTDNTKIKKNEYNIPEPVNGLPVPSETIDVVFVPLLAFDILGNRVGYGKGFYDKFLAECKPETIKIGLSFFECEDQIEDVFESDVKLDYCITPQKTYTF
- a CDS encoding VWA domain-containing protein gives rise to the protein MKNKAFYLMAFLVLILCSCCKKGNADSATESMDMTVVSTDELPEENISDPNTESYAGLEENPFESPQKSPLSTFSIDVDNASYTNIRHFINEGQKVPKDAVRVEEMMNFFKYNYPQPEGQHPFSINTELSDSPWNKNCQLLKIGLQGKNIPMTNLPASNLVFLIDVSGSMDESNKLPLLKESMKILVKELRPQDKVSIVVYAGSAGVVLEPTSGDEKETIMDAFDDLSAGGSTAGGEGIELAYKLAEQNFIKEGNNRVVIATDGDFNVGASSDVEMEKLIEEKRKSGVFLTVLGYGMGNFKDSKMEILADKGNGNYAYIDNIQEANRFLGKEFKGSMFAIAKDVKIQIEFNPKHVQAYRLIGYENRKLNAEDFKNDKIDAGELGSGHTVTALYEIIPTGVESDYVPSDLKYTKVSQNDSGNSDELATIKFRYKKPDGDKSIEMVSTIGTKKVALDESSSDFKFTTAVAWFGLKLRDSKFIANSSTSDIKRLAKSGLSNDEDGYKAEFIRLVDAVN
- a CDS encoding tetratricopeptide repeat protein translates to MKHIVYLFLLITQVFFAQSSFEKGNALYQKAQYQEAVDVYESIIKEDKQQSAELYFNLANSYYKLNKVAPSIYNYEKALVLKPHDPETLNNLKFAKKLTIDEIKEVPKVGFAKLIQNFTGIFDYNVWAKIAVGFGFLFLLAFIGYYFSELTLTKRIYFIGMFILLVALLLSVFAGMSEKNHFDNDRPAIVFSELSEVRSEPQKGGAAIFLLHEGSKVYVTETLGKWKKIELTDGTEGWIDGTTIKEVK
- a CDS encoding BatD family protein, with amino-acid sequence MKRYLILFLFTFQGLLAQVQFEARVSKNTLGLNERFRIDFMMNVDGDNFDQPSFEGFRIVGGPSQQVSQSWINGRSSFQKIYSYILQPEKKGTFTIKQAAIEYNGQIYKTAPIKIVVTNAVAQERDPNDSGRPQGTSTGDEMLNLVAEISKTNPYLNEPITVVYKLYFNYINVTGFKELAKPKYNDFWNQNIDIKQLAVEQGSYQGQRCYYVVLKKTILYPQKSGRLTIEPLSLDIGVQLPSNRRDMFGQMIVTDGNKVVSAGAKTINVRPLPEATKPEGFGGAVGKFDFTVTPSKTTLKSGESLDLIVSASGNGNMKLFTLPKPVVPNALEMYDPVHDEKVTTSLSGMSGKITDKYTIVPQYKGKYAIKPMQFSYFDLNTGSYKTITSPEIMVDVLDGPMQAEANATAAKNVISKTEQFKYIKPKTTLTAIARNDFYGSNLYYGLLFLPFVIIPIIVLAKKRKEAIDGDVTGNRIRMNNKLAKRYLSEAKKQLNNKEPFYIALEKAMHNFLKAKLHIETSEMSKDNIRELLLSRNSNPETVQNFINLTENCEFARYAPASSASIQQDYDKAVLIISELEKQIV
- a CDS encoding tetratricopeptide repeat protein translates to MKNLLLYILLTFSLAVSAQEKDKTLPDANDEYKQNKFVDAEANYRISESKFPKRAAAPYNLGNTIYKQNQVSEAKFAYAKAIKNAKTRPEKHKAFHNLGNVFMKEKDYTQAVEAYKQALRNDPTDDETRYNYALAKQKLKENPPKNDKNKDKNKDKDKDKNKDKDKDKDKNKDKDKDKKDDKGDKDKDKKDGKNDPKKDDKSDNKGEPKPQPGGISKDRVQNLLDAVNNEEKKVQDKVNAQKVKGSPKKTEKDW
- a CDS encoding VWA domain-containing protein, whose product is MELDEKKYLYLLLLLPIVVCIFLFNMYWKRKKQREFGDLEMVKRLSPERSVFKPVLKLSVILLALACLIIGLVNPKIGTKMETVKREGIDIVFAVDVSKSMLAEDVAPSRLEKSKQLVSQIINNLGNDRIGIVAYAGSAFPVLPITSDYSVAKMFLQSMTPDMVSSQGTSLDEAIRLSSTYFDEKSKTSKLLILISDGEDHSEGASAAAEEANKMGMKIITIGVGTEKGGTIPLRENGVIRSYQQDQNGQIVITKLNQEGLKTIAKATKGGYVYGGNTKEVLDYIKNALNNIQKTEFEATQMADFQSQFQWFIGFAFLLLFVDIFLLERKTNWIKELNLFNEKK